Proteins encoded by one window of Rutidosis leptorrhynchoides isolate AG116_Rl617_1_P2 chromosome 7, CSIRO_AGI_Rlap_v1, whole genome shotgun sequence:
- the LOC139857103 gene encoding glycine--tRNA ligase, mitochondrial 1-like → MSTEDSLRRAQSDNQSSINVRRNEIRQQKSSGASKSETDESAKAVNDLKVDKSSIKSQLKASISGEGSSAASKEDFRKAVENTLERHLFYIPSFEIYGGVAGLYDYGTPGCAVKSNVLAFWRQHFVREEEMEEIDCSCVTPEVVLKASGHVKKFTDLMVKDEKTGLFYRVDHLLKDHCKDKLKKDLSISAEKAAELKHLLAVLDDLSDEQLGTKFKEIVAPDTKNSFSDPEQFNLMFKTKIGPSRATKGYMRPETAQGIFVNFRKLYNCNGKKLPFATAQIGQAFRNEISPRQGLLRVREFTLAEIEHFVDPENKSHPKFSKVSKLEFLMFPRDEQLSGQSAKRICLGDAVSKGIVNNETLAYFIGRVYVFLTRLGIDEKRLRFRQHLENEMAHYAEDCWDAEIECSYGWVECVGIADRSAYDLRAHTDGSGVALVAQEKFAEPKEKEKHVITLNKEELGLAFKDIQKEVVKALEVMEEKEAMKMKAALESKGEAEFEVCTLEEPVVLIKKNMVSISKEIIKQHTRVFTPSVIEPSFGIGRIIYCLYEHSFYTRPSEAGDQQLNVFRFTPLVAPIKCTVFSLVQNHKYEQLVEQISTSLKAARISYKKDITGTSIGKKYARTDELGVPFAITVDSTTSVTIRERDSKEQIRVNVDDVAAVVKDLSEGCRTWTDISQRYKYPPLISAEWKQRIIKTIHLFLYIFFFATIVKLTVL, encoded by the exons ATGTCCACAGAAGACTCACTCCGTCGTGCACAATCCGACAATCAATCGTCAATCAACGTTCGCAGGAACGAAATACGTCAGCAAAAATCTTCCGGCGCATCCAAATCGGAAACTGATGAATCAGCTAAAGCAGTCAATGATTTGAAAGTTGATAAATCTTCAATTAAGAGTCAATTGAAAGCTTCGATTTCAGGTGAAGGTAGTTCGGCTGCTAGTAAGGAAGATTTTCGTAAAGCTGTTGAGAATACGCTTGAACGGCATTTGTTTTATATTCCGTCGTTTGAGATTTATGGAGGTGTTGCTGGTTTATATGATTACGGTACCCCTGGTTGTGCCGTTAAATCTAACGTCCTTGCTTTCTGGCGTCAG CATTTTGTaagggaagaggaaatggaagagatTGATTGTTCGTGTGTGACTCCCGAAGTAGTGTTGAAAGCATCTGGTCATGTAAAGAAGTTTACTGACCTTATGGTTAAAGATGAAAAGACGGGTCTTTTTTACAGAGTCGATCACTTGCTAAAGGATCATTGTAAGGATAAGCTTAAGAAGGACCTGTCTATAAGCGCAGAGAAGGCTGCCGAACTGAAGCACCTGCTTGCGGTTCTGGATGATCTTTCTGATGAACAACTTGGTACCAAGTTTAAAGAGATAGTGGCACCAGATACTAAGAATTCTTTTTCAGATCCTGAACAGTTTAACCTCATGTTTAAGACTAAAATTGGTCCGTCTCGTGCCACCAAAGG GTACATGCGTCCGGAAACCGCACAAGGAATATTTGTTAACTTCAGAAAGTTATACAACTGTAATGGGAAGAAGCTTCCATTTGCTACTGCTCAAATTGGCCAGGCTTTCAGGAATGAG ATATCTCCCCGACAAGGTCTATTAAGAGTTCGTGAGTTTACGCTTGCCGAGATAGAACACTTTGTAGATCCTGAAAATAAATCACATCCAAAGTTTTCTAAAGTTTCGAAACTTGAGTTTCTCATGTTTCCAAGAGATGAACAACTGTCAGGCCAGTCTGCAAAACGGATTTGTCTTGGTGATGCAGTGTCTAag GGGATTGTTAATAATGAAACCCTCGCGTACTTTATTGGTAGAGTATATGTATTTTTGACACGGCTAGGTATAGATGAAAAACGGTTGCGGTTTAGGCAACATCTTGAAAACGAAATGGCACATTATGCTGAAGATTGCTGGGATGCTGAAATCGAGTGTTCTTATGGTTGGGTTGAGTGTGTTGGTATTGCTGATAGATCTGCTTATGACCTGCGTGCACACACA gaTGGTAGTGGTGTTGCCCTTGTAGCTCAAGAAAAATTTGCAGAACCTAAAGAAAAGGAG AAACATGTTATAACACTGAATAAGGAGGAACTTGGCCTTGCATTCAAGGATATTCAAAAAGAGGTCGTTAAAGCACTGGAG GTGATGGAAGAAAAAGAGGCTATGAAAATGAAGGCTGCTTTAGAATCCAAAGGGGAGGCAGAATTTGAAGTCTGCACCCTTGAGGAGCCGGTGGTGTTGATAAAGAAAAACATGgtttcaatatcaaaggaaataatTAAACAACACACTAGAGTTTTTACACCATCTGTTATTGAACCATCGTTTGGTATTGGACGAATCATCTATTGTCTCTATGAACACTCTTTCTACACGAGACCAAGTGAAGCCGGGGATCAACAGTTGAATGTTTTCCGTTTTACCCCTCTTGTGGCCCCCATTAAATGTACCGTCTTCTCATTGGTCCAGAATCACAAATATGAGCAATTGGTCGAACAGATTTCAACATCTTTGAAAGCTGCTAGAATTTCTTACAAGAAAGATATCACAG GTACATCTATAGGAAAAAAATATGCCAGAACAGATGAACTTGGTGTGCCGTTTGCTATTACCGTGGATTCAACAACCTCGGTAACAATTCGTGAGAGGGACAGCAAAGAACAAATTCGAGTGAATGTTGATGACGTGGCAGCAGTTGTGAAGGATCTTTCGGAGGGATGTAGAACTTGGACTGATATATCACAGAGATACAAATACCCTCCTCTCATTTCTGCTGAGTGGAAGCAAAGAATTATCAAGACTATACATTTGTTTCTTTACATTTTCTTTTTTGCCACCATTGTTAAACTTACTGTTCTTTAA